A single region of the Ptychodera flava strain L36383 chromosome 9, AS_Pfla_20210202, whole genome shotgun sequence genome encodes:
- the LOC139141207 gene encoding melatonin receptor type 1B-B-like gives MSVFNNTTEGADVQGSSLQSWGWVEIHKMIFAITGVVGNSLVCAVFVRFPKLRTITNHFLVSLAVADLITSFLIVPIPIPSKAPEGFTGQFYCRFVWSNFFLWVCLKASVFNLVAVTVERYYALTHPGKYGRLFSRNRTKLTIALVWIFAVLFNGFIPFVIGVDERKSRCVIIRTHTSFEGVYGVVIMTVTYFIPITTIIVVYTRIFVSLKRQARVLNHQLAKNGPAMSLLRARRKVVKTLFLVVMIFTLCWAPDQVCYLLFSLGFYPDYHRSLVFQIFVSLAFFNSCVNPIIYGLRNKQIRKGYKSLFMKESVSDLEADTNGFPSRI, from the coding sequence ATGTCTGTCTTCAACAATACAACGGAGGGTGCCGACGTTCAGGGGTCAAGCCTACAGTCCTGGGGCTGGGTCGAAATCCACAAAATGATCTTTGCCATCACCGGTGTGGTGGGAAACAGTCTAGTGTGTGCcgtttttgttcgttttccAAAACTTCGAACCATCACCAATCATTTTCTGGTGAGCCTGGCTGTGGCCGATCTGATCACTTCGTTCCTCATTGTGCCTATACCCATCCCGAGTAAAGCACCCGAGGGCTTCACCGGCCAGTTCTACTGTCGTTTCGTGTGGTCCAACTTCTTTCTCTGGGTGTGCCTCAAAGCCTCCGTCTTCAACCTGGTCGCGGTTACCGTGGAGCGCTACTACGCGTTGACGCACCCCGGCAAGTACGGCCGGCTTTTCAGCCGAAACAGGACGAAGCTAACCATCGCGCTGGTTTGGATATTCGCCGTTCTCTTCAACGGATTCATACCCTTCGTCATCGGCGTCGACGAGAGGAAGTCTCGCTGCGTGATCATTCGAACGCACACCAGCTTTGAGGGAGTATACGGCGTCGTCATCATGACAGTGACATATTTCATTCCCATCACAACCATCATCGTCGTCTACACGAGGATCTTCGTATCGCTGAAGCGACAGGCGCGCGTGCTCAACCACCAGCTCGCCAAGAACGGACCGGCGATGTCGCTTTTACGAGCGAGGCGAAAGGTGGTGAAAACTTTGTTCTTGGTTGTGATGATTTTCACGCTTTGTTGGGCACCGGACCAAGTCTGCTATTTGCTGTTCTCCCTCGGGTTCTACCCGGACTACCACAGAAGTCTGGTCTTTCAAATCTTTGTCTCCTTGGCATTCTTTAATTCTTGTGTCAACCCGATCATCTACGGTCTGCGAAATAAGCAAATCCGGAAGGGTTACAAATCGCTATTTATGAAGGAGAGTGTGAGTGACTTGGAGGCGGACACCAACGGTTTCCCCTCAAGGATTTAG